Proteins encoded within one genomic window of Mesoaciditoga lauensis cd-1655R = DSM 25116:
- a CDS encoding TatD family hydrolase, whose translation MIDTHMHITMEEFDKDRERIVGEFEEIGMKCAIEVGYDIESSERAAFFAQEHEKVYAAVGIHPHDAEKAKDDWREKISALLHQSKVVALGEVGLDYYRDLSPRSVQKEVFGEQLKLAQSLNIPLIFHVRDAYEDVRKIVKDYNVSGVVHSFNGSEEDAKEFVKMGFYIGVGGIATYKKNTALREIISHLPLERILTETDCPYLSPQPVRGKRNEPKNVRFIIEMLSQLFNKSFAEIESQTEKNAQKLFGICS comes from the coding sequence ATGATAGACACTCACATGCATATTACCATGGAAGAATTCGATAAGGATAGAGAAAGAATTGTGGGGGAATTCGAAGAAATTGGAATGAAATGTGCTATAGAAGTTGGATACGATATTGAATCAAGCGAAAGGGCGGCCTTTTTTGCCCAAGAACATGAAAAAGTGTATGCGGCGGTTGGAATACACCCACACGATGCTGAAAAAGCAAAAGATGATTGGCGTGAAAAGATATCCGCTTTGCTTCACCAGTCAAAAGTTGTCGCGTTAGGAGAAGTGGGCTTGGATTACTACAGGGATCTTTCCCCAAGATCTGTTCAAAAGGAAGTTTTTGGAGAACAACTAAAATTGGCCCAGTCGTTGAACATTCCTCTCATTTTTCATGTGAGAGATGCTTATGAAGATGTAAGAAAAATCGTAAAAGATTATAATGTAAGTGGAGTTGTCCACAGTTTTAACGGAAGTGAAGAAGATGCGAAAGAATTCGTAAAAATGGGATTTTACATAGGAGTGGGAGGCATAGCAACGTATAAAAAAAACACCGCTTTGAGAGAAATAATTTCTCATCTGCCTCTTGAACGCATATTAACGGAAACAGACTGCCCTTATCTTTCTCCACAGCCTGTCAGAGGAAAGAGAAATGAACCTAAGAACGTCAGGTTCATAATAGAAATGCTTTCACAACTGTTTAACAAGAGCTTCGCAGAGATTGAAAGCCAAACGGAAAAGAACGCTCAAAAGCTTTTTGGGATTTGCTCCTAA
- a CDS encoding UDP-N-acetylmuramate--L-alanine ligase: MKIHFVGIGGMGLSALALYMKKLGHDVSGSDLCRSEAFDELIENDIQAYVGPRELKDVDIVVRSSAVKEDDDEVSQALKKGIEVMERMEFFSRFVKPQVGVTGTDGKSSTTCMIAWIALKNDFDPTLLCGAFSKEFDNSNFRFGKGPIIAEVDESDPKMKDVISQIAVLTNLRYDHLERYGNDPTSQLNSIKSFLHHSAQRVIPSNFTEIVAIGKGLKFGKEDGDLRYEIIESNFFKQKFKVKYNEKEFLGELPIPGKYQVENAIAAVGAGLLMGIPIEDSLNALKSYAGVSRRLEIVSSQQPVVISDYAHTPSEVVSSLNSVIPFFKSVTVVFEPHRYSRFKREYKNFARALKNSKNVIVTDIFEAFEEESNVNVEMLINELNKHNVNVKYWPKNGNVENIAKIFKSDAYLFMGAGDIDSIAREFARKVMKK; this comes from the coding sequence TTGAAGATCCATTTTGTCGGAATTGGCGGAATGGGTTTAAGCGCTTTGGCGCTTTACATGAAAAAATTAGGTCATGATGTTTCCGGAAGCGATCTTTGCAGATCGGAAGCATTTGATGAGCTAATTGAAAACGATATCCAGGCTTACGTAGGCCCCAGAGAGCTGAAAGATGTGGATATAGTGGTGAGATCCTCCGCTGTTAAGGAAGATGATGATGAGGTCTCTCAGGCTTTGAAAAAGGGAATAGAAGTTATGGAAAGGATGGAATTCTTTTCGCGATTTGTAAAACCGCAAGTGGGTGTAACTGGGACAGATGGCAAGAGCTCAACAACCTGCATGATAGCCTGGATAGCGTTGAAAAACGATTTTGATCCCACGTTGCTGTGTGGAGCTTTTTCAAAAGAATTTGATAATTCAAATTTCAGATTTGGGAAAGGTCCAATTATCGCCGAGGTAGATGAATCAGATCCGAAGATGAAAGACGTTATATCCCAAATAGCCGTGCTTACAAACTTGCGCTACGATCATCTCGAAAGATACGGAAACGATCCTACCTCACAGCTTAACTCAATAAAAAGCTTTTTACACCATTCAGCACAAAGAGTCATTCCTTCTAACTTTACGGAAATAGTAGCAATAGGTAAAGGCCTAAAATTTGGAAAAGAAGATGGGGATTTGCGATATGAGATCATTGAATCTAATTTTTTCAAGCAGAAGTTCAAAGTAAAATACAACGAAAAGGAATTTTTAGGCGAGCTTCCAATTCCGGGAAAGTATCAAGTGGAAAATGCCATCGCCGCCGTTGGAGCCGGTTTGCTTATGGGAATACCCATAGAAGATTCCTTAAACGCTTTGAAAAGCTATGCCGGTGTTTCGCGCCGGTTGGAAATTGTGAGTTCACAACAGCCGGTTGTTATAAGCGATTACGCTCATACACCTTCTGAGGTGGTATCAAGCTTGAATTCGGTTATCCCATTTTTTAAAAGCGTTACGGTCGTGTTTGAACCTCACCGTTATTCACGATTTAAAAGGGAATACAAGAATTTTGCCAGAGCTTTGAAAAATTCAAAGAACGTTATAGTGACTGATATATTTGAAGCTTTTGAAGAGGAGAGTAATGTCAACGTTGAAATGTTGATAAATGAGCTTAATAAACACAATGTTAACGTGAAATATTGGCCGAAAAATGGCAATGTGGAAAATATAGCAAAAATTTTCAAATCAGATGCGTACCTCTTCATGGGTGCCGGCGATATAGATTCGATAGCCCGTGAATTTGCAAGAAAGGTGATGAAAAAATGA